Genomic window (Chionomys nivalis chromosome 7, mChiNiv1.1, whole genome shotgun sequence):
gtttggtttggtttatcttgaagtggctttttgttttcaagacaggatcctTGAGCTTGTGGCCAGCCCTACTGCCTCAGCCGTCTAAactgtgggattacaggcatgagctagcATTCTCGTGGTCCGTGGGAGCTGTTGACTGTAAAGGTCATGCAGCCTGTTGTGTTGAGTTGGAGCTCTTTGTGGCATAGAGCTGCTATCCCTGccgcttgggaggtagaggcagaagcagcacagagtcaaggccagcctgagccacagacAGAATGAGTTAAAGTCCAGTCTGGATAGcgtagcaagaccttgtctcaaaaaataaaaaagcatgctGTGTTTATAAAACATTTCAACTTTAGGAAGGTTTTTAATTAAACTCTGTTCTGCTGAAGAGGCCTAGAATTGTTCATAGTTTAGAATCCCTGAAAGTTTGCTTGTGAAGTCCTCCAGACGGTTTTCAGTCTGGACCAGTGCAtcttaaactttctccttttcttttctttcttccttatttctttattgtttagtttgtttagtttttgtgacagggtttctctgtgtagtcctggctgtcctggaactcactctgtagaccaggctggctttgaactcacagagatccgcctgcctctgcctcccaagtgctgggattagaggtgtgcgccgcCATTGCCCATTAGTGATTCCTTTTAACCTGGAAGCTTGTGGTGTATAGGGACGGCTCGGTGTATAGGGATGGCTCAATGTATAGGGACGGCTCGGTGTATAGGGACGGCTCAGTGTGTAGGGACGGCTCGGTGTGTAGGGATGGCTCGGTGTGTAGGGACGGCTCGGTGTATAGGGATGGCTCAATGTATAGGGACGGCTCGGTGTATAGGGACGGCTCGGTGTATAGGGACGGCTCGGTGGggaagggcacttgctgccaatcctcataacctgagtttgatccctagaacttgatggaaagagaaaaatgacttcttgcaacctgtcttctgacttccacatgtatacTGTGGCATGGAAGATAAAACCAAATTTCCAGGCTGAGCATGGTAATGTACaactgtaatctcaacacttgagaagtggagttaggactggagagggggcTCAGAGGCTATAGATTTTCGAGTTCATTACCACCATCCCCATGAGACAAATCATAGCTGCCTGAGtagcagctccaggggatccagtgccctcttagGACCTTTTAGGATTTATACAATTTATACAATGTGTCACTCATGGAAAATATGTATCTTTAATAAAAATACTCTCATCTGAGAAGTTTTTCCTGAAGTAGAAGGTAATTTGCAGAGTTGAGACCTGATCAGTGTGCAGAAAGTAAAGGGCTGCTGGGTGCTCGGCCCTAAGTGGGGTATTCACGTCACACCGCTCCTCCTAAGGTTCGGGGATCTTCAGAGAAGAGGGCGGAGAACAGTTGTAAGAGGTGGTAGTGGCGTCAAGGGCATGTGTGAGCTCACGGCGACTGTGACAGCCTGTGCGAGGCTTACACCAGCTCTTCAGACGAAACCTCAGCTTCGCATGGGAACTGTTGGCATTTGACAGCTGCTGGGAAGGggagagtcagctttctttaGTGGTCTGACCCCTGCGGGCTAACTGCACACCAGGACAGCCCACTCCATCACTAGCTGCGCAACAAAAACTGGACTCAGTGTAGAAAGAGCAATAAAATCTCAAGCTGGATGGGAATTGTTAAGTAGTAATGGGAGAGGTTTGGTGGTGAATGTGTTCAGATACATTGTAAGAAATTCTCTAATGAAAATATtgtggaaaattaaaacaaatcaagagttcaaagctagcctccAATATGCAGTGAATTTGAAGTCAGACTGAACTGCATGAGATCACGTCTCAAAAAAGCATTTCCATAAGGGTAtgctttttttgttgctgttttttgagacagggtttctctgtggaacaaacagctcttgctgtcctggaactcactctgtagaccaggctggcctgaaatccACAAGTCCTCTACTTCCAaatgggattgaagatgtgcaccgccaccgcccggctgggtgtGCTTCTTATTCTCACAGAAAGAACTGAATCTCACTGGGCATGGATGTCTGACTTTGCTGTAAAAcaggatgttttatttatttactttttatttatgtgggggctggagagatagctcatggttaagaatacttgttcttgcagaggacccaggttcagtttccagaacctaTGTTATGcaaaccatccataactccagttccagaggatcttaCCCCTTCTGACTTACATGGCCActaggcacacatatggtacatacacatacaagcaggccaaacactcatacacataaaaaaataaataagcttaaAATTGTATGTGcctacacctgtgtgtgtgtgtgttaggtgtgCGTTTGCCCTCAGAGGCTAGAAAAGGGGGCCGTGCACCACATCCTCTGGAACTGGCCTTATGGGTCCAttatgagccacctgacatggtaTTAGGAGCTGAGctagagtcctctggaagaatagcagtgctcttaatcaccacATCGTCTTCCAGCCGCCCTGCAGTAGTCTTGATCTGAGCCAGCATTTCTATGATAGTTTATTGGTATTTCATGGCATGTTGGCATGCAACGTGCAACATGCCCATGTGTAGTCAGAGCCAAGGCAACAGTGAAGCCACATAGCACTGCCTAGAATATCACAGACTTGGTAcatgtttaattttcaatttgtttttggtATGTATGTTCAAAACCTTATACAATTACCAAAATTTTCTTGACACCCCATACTCAGtatggcttgcagtttcagaagcTTTGGTCTGGAGCAATTGTTACACGCCTTGAATGAGTGTGTCCCTCTTGAGATCATGTCATTCTTTCCTTGTTGAGAGTGCAGGAGCCTTTCTTCCCCGCAGCTCTACCTGTCCCTCTGTGACACATAGCTGGTCTCCACCTCATGCTGCTCTTGGCTCTGCACCGCTGCCATGGGGGGCTCGACTCCTCTACTACAGGAAGTAAGGGACTGTGGACAACTGGAAGGTGCTTAAAAGTACTCAGAGGGCTGGTTATCTGGTGCATACCTGTAAACCAGcattaggaggctgagacaggaggattcctatgAGCCCAAGGCCAGCTTCTGGGCTACTTAGCAttcttctctcttaaaaaaaacaaaacaaaacttttactCTTTGACAGCCTCTTTCCTCTCCAGCCTCATCTAGTTtcacttctccccttcttctcagcctcccaagctctCCCACAGAGGAGGGGCCCTTTCAGTGGGAGGCTTCCCGGCACAGCAGACTGTGATTCAGCCTGGAGGCATTCGTAGGGCTGAAAGCACCAGGCCCTGAGCTGGCAGGGACTGTTAGCTGGCCTACAGGGCTGGAAGCTGAGGCTGTAAGGCCAAGAGAGCCTGGCTCCTAGAAGCCATCATCTGACTGAGGAGTGAGCCCAGGCCTTTGCTCTTTACACAAAGGCAGGCTTGTTGCAGCTCCTTACCAATCTCCCCAGGTCAGGGAAGGGTGTCTGAGCTAGAACAAGAACATGATGACACTCTGCACcaaccaggaggcaggaagccAGATCAGCAGTGATGAGCGTTTGTCATTCAGGAGCCCAAGGGAGATTTACAAGGATTTCCAAAAATGAACCGCCTGGATCCCAGAGAGCCTTCTGAGGCTTGCCATGCATTGGCCCTCAACTAGGGACCAAGGTGACTGGAGAGAATCTACAGTTGCCGATCATGGAGTGTTCTTCAGCTACACGGTTCTAGGGACAGGGGAAATTAgctctggtgatttttttttcttcatataaggtctcatgtagcccagactggccttaaactcactgtgtagtagaagatgaccttgaagttctgacCCTTGGGCCTCTACCAAGTGCTGTTATAGGCATGCCCAGGGTATGTAGTACTGTGTTCACACCCAGGCCTTTGTACAAGCAAGTTGACCACACTAGCAGATGAGCCTCATCCCCAGCCTTCCAGTGAATGTTTTAAACGTGCTCTCCCTCCCCCGTGCTGGCCGACAGTTGACTCCTGGCTGTGCTCTTCTAGGTGAAGTGGTAAATACCTATGGGCCAGTGGAACCTGACAAGGACAACATTCGCCAAGAGCCCTACACTCTACCCCAGGGCTTCACCTGGGATGCCTTGGACCTGGGAGACCGTGGTGTGGTAAGTAGGCCTGGCTTGCAGGCAGGACTCTTAGGAGCTGAACCAAAAAGGGCTCAGCAGATCCCATCTGGTACCTTCTGGGCTTGCCCCAGATTTCCCATGATAGACATTAGCATCTCATACTTGTGAggctgaaagctgtcctctgaagtTTCTGATTGTagagtcatcatcatcatcattattattattattattattatgtagggtcattattattataattatttatattcctttgttgttatttttgctttcttttgtttgttttgttttttgaggcagggtctctctgttatgtagccctgtctggtttggaactcactatgtagaccagcctggccttgaattcacaaagataacctgcctctttgcctcccaagtgctggaattaaaggcattcagcaccactgcccggctgagacctggttttattcatttttatttgtgtgtgatgtatgtgtgtgagcatacacatGCTTTGGCACACGTGctggtcagaagacaattttgtgGATTCAGTTCTCTCCCACCTTTGTGACAAACACACTGAGGCCAATGTCGAATGtcagctttacccactgagccatctcgctggccccttttttagtattttttttttaaatatttatttattatgtatacaatattctttctacgtgtatgcctgcaggccagaagagggcatcagacctcattacagatggttgtgagccaccatgtggttgccgggaattgaactcaggacctttggaagagcaggcaatgctcttaaccgctgagccatctctccagccccttttttagtatttttgaggcaggatcttacactgtagtctaggctgaccttggACTGTTGGCTCTCCTGCTGAGCTTCCTAAGTGATGCCATTAGAGATGTAACGCATCATagtcttttatttcttgtctatttcttttatttgtttctgtttcaagacaggatttctctgtgtagttctggctgtcctggaacttgctctgtagaccaggttggcctctaatcTAGAGATTGCCTCCCTAGTgtctaggattaaagatgtgcaacaccaccgcccaacttaaagaattatttttaatatgagtTTGCATGTGGGTTTGTGAGTGTCTTAGAATTGTCTTAGTGTCTTAGGgttgtcactgtgataaaacactgagcaaaacgacttggggaggaaagggtttgtttcagctcacaACTCCATAATTGACAGAATCAGGCTACCCTTACAGAGTCATTCTCTCAATTCATATTCCCTCCTTGCAGATAGGTGTAGattgtgtgaagttgacaaaaactagccagcacagtacTTAACGAGTTGGggggacccacagaggtcagaggcattGCATCCCCTGAAGCAAcagctgcagatggttgtgaaccgccTGATATGGGTGTTGAGaaatgaactcgggtcctctggaagagcagcaaatgctcttaaccactgagccatctctccagctcctcatttTGACTCCTGATATATGTATGGGGTGGAGGCAGGTGCATGTCCGTGAGTGTGCGTAAGCAACTGTGCATCCATCCATAGGGTTgattcttgtttttgagacagggtctaactctGGCCCTAGCAGGCCTGGAAATTGCTTTATAaaccaaggtggccttgaactcatggggtTCCAgctcccttctgagtgctgggatcacagtcaTCTGTTTTGGGTTTGTTCTTTTCAGGTAGATATCTGCTGATATTGTGTCACCAGCGCCTGAtgatggtgctggggactgaacccgaGCTCTGCGCACATTGGACTGGTAGACAACTAACCTACCAGctgtcactttctttttctttctttttttttttaaatatttatttattatgtatgcaatattctttctgtgtgtatgcctgaaggccagaagagggtaccagatctcattacagatggttgtgagccaccatgtggttgctgggaattgaactcaggacctttggaagaacaggcaatgctcttaactgctgagccatctctccaacccctgccaCTTTCTATTTTACCCTTGAGACAGCCTTgttatgtggccctggctgggaTTTGAGTCAGCCCTGCTTCaggcccgagtgctgggatcgcaAGGCTGCACCGTCACACCTTAGTTACCTCTTGTTTTGACATCAGGGACTGAGGAATTTggactttctttctctgtaagGAATGATGAAAATGTGAATATTGTCCCCCTCTCCAACTTCtgatcaccacctccaccatacctggtttaagAACAGATCTGTTTTGGGAGGGGAGCTGGGGGACAGGAGATAGAGAGGGACAGTGCTCGTGTGCCCCAgcgtacctgtggaggtcagaggacagctctgtacAGTAAGCTGGCAGAGATGGCTGCAAGGGCAGAAAAAGGACAGAAATCTGGACtagatgataaaaacaaaacttttttgttttaatatggcAGTGAAGTAGTTTCttgaccaatcagcgttttattaagccagtatgagtgacaaatctctaCAATGTAGAAGGTTTCCCACAGCATTAACCCCCAAAATCCTTTCTCCAAAGTATGTTCACAGAAAACGGGATGCTTTCTCTGACAGATGATATTCTAGATGCTGCTGTGTTCTGAAGTCTGTGGCTCTGCCCCCTAGTGGCTCTGTTTCTTATCACAACCATGGGTACTTGTTTTAAAAGAATCCTTGCCATGCCTGAGATGACACCGATTTGTGAGACTTGAGGTGGTTTTCGTGGTTAGCCTTGTCCTTCTGTGACGCTCAGAGCCACAGGGCATTGGGGTTGGCGTCCACTTGTCAGAACACCTCAGTGAGCTACTTGTTTCTCTGCAGCTGAAAGAACTCTACACCCTCCTGAATGAGAACTATGTGGAAGATGACGATAACATGTTCCGATTCGATTACTCCCCAGAGTTTCTCCTGTGGTAAGTTGTAAGGGGTgtctttattataattttatttaacttgtaaacaatagaaatttatttctcatggttctggaggctaGCTAAAAAAAAGATCTGTGTCTGGTAATAGCCTAGTCAGCTCCAAGATCTCTTCCAGTTTTAAGGGCAAAGCAGATAGCAGAACCACAAAGGAACATGGAGTTCTCATCCTTCCCGAGAGCCAGCCTTTGAGTGGCCAGCTGCTGTGTGCTTGTTCGTTCATCTGGAGACTTGCTTTAAGTGGTGCTTAGGACTGAAGCCTTCCTTAAAATAGATTGGCTGTGGGAAACATGCAGAGTTGGTACCCAGATCCTCTACCATATGGCGACCTTTTGAAGAAAAGAAGGGCAGATGAGACCTACTAAGATTTGAAAGAAAGTTCTTCACTACCCAGTTAATGGGCATGCTCATTGTAGAAAATAGCCTTTCCTGGATGAGCCGTCTACTAGCCTGAGCTACGTTTAGCTTCTAAGAAGATAGACGCATGAGGCTGAAGTCGAACGGGATTACCCCAGTGCGTAGGGGAAGCAGTGAGAGCAGAGACGCTCCGAGACGCAGATGGCAAAGCCCAGGGTTTCCAAGTTAGTCCCTAACCAAAAGACCACTAGCCTCTGGATGGAAGTCCTCCAGCTCAGCTCTGAGATGAACATagaggctaggcatggtggcacatgcctttaaaattggtacttaggaggtagagacaggcaaatctctgtgcattcaaggccagcctgttctgcataGAGGGTTCCAGGGCAGCTgaggctacatagtaaggccctgtttcagaaaataaaaacacagaacttAGCATAGGGGTGTACTTATGGCAGAGCCAAGATggtcacaagtttgaggtcagcctagggtACATAGAGAACCTGCTAGAGAAAAACGACAAGTAAAGGCTTAGTGCCAAAGAACTTGCTAGAATATATGTGCAAGACTGGGTAAAATCTCCAGCATGACCGAGAAAAAGATGCTTCAAGAAATGCCTGTGATTTGATTCTCTTGGAGTTTAAAAAGGAGGTAGTTAGTTGTTAAGTCCAGGGAAGTGGTAGGACCGGGTCAGGGCCCAGCATGGCTCTGGAGCCTAAGCGGCTCTCCGGCCTGCTGTTAGTGGTAGCACAGCACCTGTCCTTGTCTTTCTTCCAGGGCCCTCCGGCCACCTGGCTGGCTCCCACAGTGGCACTGCGGGGTTCGAGTAGTCTCAAGTCGGAAACTGGTTGGATTCATTAGTGCCATCCCAGCAAACATCCACATCTACGACACGTAAGCGTCAGCACTTGTCAGCGCCGTCTTGCTGGtctgggagggagaagaaagctaCGTGTTTACCTATGAAAGGAAGGTGGAGGGCCCAGTAAAGCATCCGTATGTTGGGAATAAAACTCACTGTGGGAACTGTGTGTTTGATGTGCACGGtggccctttaatcccagccttgggtgacagaggcaggtggatctccgtgagttcaaggctagcgtgatctacatagcaagtttcataGCAAGTTACATAAGGCTCCATAGTGAGACTCTCTGAGTTGTAGCTGGTAGCTAGCTGTTAAGTATTTTTCCTTAGCTGACAAACCTCTCCtccgatgcaataatccaaatcaaaccagatcaggggggctggagagatggctcagcggttaagagcactgactgctcttccagaggtcctaagttcaattcccagcaaccacatggtggctcacaaccacctgtaatgagatctggtgccctcttctggcctacaagcaggatactgtataaataaataaataaatctttaaaaaaaaaaaaaaacaaaaaaaaaagacaagatcacggGAAAACacggagggaggaaaggagaaccaGAACGACCACGGAAACTGGTAGACCACTTATTCATTCTCTGGGGGGtaatttaaatagcctgtgggagtagtcttgaccctccctggggaggggtcacctcTTGACAGATTTTCTTGGAGATGGAGTTTGTACTGAAGCaaaactcccaggggagggagctttgaaatggaactttccacccaacatttcaaggtggatgccagggggctggggtgaagctccCAATCAAACAGTAGCCTTGTCTATGACCTATGCTGAGGCCATCCCTGCCCCAGTCACGTGGTGAGACACTTGACAGCTTCAGAAATGGGCAGGAGCAGTGTGACCCAGATTGAGATGGGCTCACTGTCATCCGCTGCAATCTCCTGGGTCTGCAGGCTGTATGGTGATTCTTGTGGGAATCAAAATCTTAGAGTATCCGTCAGTATTGGTACAAACCTCTAGTTTAAACTGTGTCTTGGGTGGTAGGGGAAGGAGGGGCCATGGCTCGAGGCTGGCCTGAGTTACTTagagagttcaagatcaaccttgTCTCAGACCTAGATTTAGCCTTGATTTACTCTGGGGTTTCTTAATGCTACTTGGGTGTCTGCTACAGGTGGGACTCTGCAGCCCACTCAGGGATTCCACGGGGAGAGCTCGTGCTGCCTTCAGATAAAGGCAATCGCAggcttccctcttcccctctgaAGCGGAGGATGCGAGGCAAGCTGGAAAGCTGTAGTGGGTGGGATCCCCACTCACTGCTGGTGCAGATGACAGCAAAGTGCACCCTGCAGCTGTGGCTCCGCTCAAGGGTTCCTACCACGTCGTGGGGAACGCCTTGGCAGCCAGCATTTGCCTCCTTCAGAGAGAAGAAGATGGTGGAAATTAACTTCCTGTGCGTCCACAAGAAGCTGCGCTCCAAGAGGGTCGCTCCAGTCTTGATCCGCGAGATAACCCGGCGGGTCCACCTGGAGGGCATTTTCCAAGCTGTTTATACCGCGGGAGTGGTATTGCCAAAGCCTGTTGGCACCTGCAGGTAAAAATTGCTTCCTGTGGGTCTTGGGAATGTAGGTACCTGGCTCTAGCAGAGAGTAATGTCACTGAGACACTGCATTGCCCTGCTCTGTGACTGCTCAGTGGGGTGTGGGTGTCTGGGTGACTAGCAGGAGCAGGTGGAGAACATTTTGGGAATGTGGGGGAGGGTGTGGTTCAGACCAACGGGAAAGAAATTCTCAAATCGGATTGCCTCcgattttgtttttaaggatgAGGCCAAACCTGGGTTTTTACAGAAAATGCCTTTAAGTTTTAAGTATTTGGCTtcatttatgaatattttgtgGATCAGAGGGAGCTTGTCTGATCCCTGTGTGATCTAAGGACAACCTCCACCTTGGAAAATTGCTTGAAACAATAGAATAATCTCTGCCTAGAGAACCGCAAAATTAATAACCCCAGGTGAATAGAGAAgaggctgaggagagggtgcccacaTCTGCCAATCTTCTCTGACCTGGTTCCTGAGCTGCTTGTGCTCCCCAGACAGCTGCTCTACAGGAGAATGGCTTTTGAAATGGAAAACTAGGGAGGAAAAGTTCTTGGAGGGCCCTTGGCAGCCCTGACCACTGGAGAAAGCTGAGCCTGCGCCTCCAAAAAGGGACTCATGACACCTGCTCGCCGTCTGGAGGTCCCCTGCACTTGCCCTCCTAATTAGCCGGACCGGCCAGAGTCCTCTGAGGTCAGACAGGACATTTGTGTCCCTACAGGTACTGGCATCGGTCCCTAAACCCTCGGAAACTGATTGAAGTGAAGTTCTCCCACCTGAGCAGAAACATGACCATGCAGCGCACAATGAAGCTGTACCGACTGCCGGAGGCCAGTGGGGCTTGGGTGGTGGGCAGgcgtggggcggggggggggcaggcgCGGGGATTGGGGGAGCCCCTAGTCACCAGCTTCTTGTGTCTCACTGTCTACaagggttatttttattttattttcttggttttcccaAATCTCTGCCTGTTGACTGGGATTaacggcatgtgccaccaccaccccagcaaGAACCCAGatttctgctcccttccccacaCCCAGAATGGCTCAGAGGGATTGCACAGCCTGGAGTAACCAGGTCTTCGGTTCTAGATCTCAGTCTGCCTACTTTCCCAAAGAAATGGGTGTCTCGTTCTCTAGTCATGCCTGCTTTCAGGACTGAGCTGTGACCTGGCCTCAGAGCACATCCAGGTGCCTGTCAATCCAcaaagagtgcttgctgctcaaatGTCCGCTAGGTTGAATCGGTCGATCTGTACATGGGCTTTCTCGCCTTGACTTAGTCTCACACTGCATTAGGTTCATTGTCCTGTCTTGAGAGAGTGCTACATCGTAGTACATACTGCCAAAACAGATTTGGAAAGCTGAGTGTGATATCttgtgcctgtgatcccagtagtcaggaagaggaaggtgaggagttcaaggccagtcttggtaTAGgaagcttaaggccagcctgggctacatgagaccctgtctcaaaagagagagagagagtgagagagagggtggaaggaaggaaggaaggaaggaaggaaggaaggaaggaaggaaggaaggaaggaaggaaggaaggaaggagagattgGAAAAAAGTTAGGGCTGTGGAGACGTCTTCTCGTCTCCTGTGTCATGCTGTTCTGGGATCCAAAAGAGTGTGTGGATCTCCCTATATTTGGATAAGAAACCCAATGTGGGTATATTTTCAGGGTTTGAGAGGTCACTGTGGGGACAGCCGTGATGAATGAGGTCAGCAGGCATTTCCTAGAGAGATCAAGATTATCAAGGAAATTTGAAGGGTAAAGGTCCAGATTGAAGTTTTGTGCACATGCATTTGTCTAAACAATCTCCAGTGTcgttctctgccttctgctttgtCTTACGGTAGGGTCTCTTTATGTTAGCCTGTGGACCCCAGGCTAACTGGCCCAAGTTACTCTGCcttcctgctgtctctgcctcttttctccctggAGGAGCATTGGGTGCTTACACTATTgcatctggcttttacatgggttgtggggatttgaactcaggccctcatacttacacagtaagcacttttacccactcaccatctccccagctccacacTGAAGTTGTAAAGTGGTCCCTGTCCTGGTTGTATGAGGCAGTGGCAGGCATGTGTCATTGTGACTCTGCTATTTTCAGTTTGGACCAGCCCTCTTGTGTGGCCTGAGCCTCTGGTGCGAGTCTGTTAGCCCTAGGACTTGTTCCGCAGGATCATGTGATTTCCTTCCACTGAATTCGATTGGCCCTAGAGTAGCAGGTCACATGCTTTGTACAGAGGGacacaaggaagggagggaggcctgTATTTTCTTAGGGTAGACTAGAGCCACATAGATAGAAACAAATGTCACCGGCTCTGCCCCAACATTAGCCTTGCCAAGGAGGGAAGAGTGAGCCAGATTCCCAGAGGTAGGTTGAGTCTGGGTACTCTCAGGTCTGGTGGTGATGCTGAGGATGGCCTGGGTTTTGCTCTTGAAGGCCTCTGTGGGCAGGTCCAGGCTGATAGGCATATCTGATGCCATCTTTTCTGTCCTCCTTTCAGACCCCTAAGACAGCTGGGCTACGACCAATGGAGAAGAAGGACATTCCAGTGGTGCATCAGCTGCTCACCAGGTACTTGAAGCAGTTCCACCTCACGCCGGTCATGAGCCAGGAGGAGGTGGAGCACTGGTTCTACCCCCAAGAGAACATCATTGACACTTTTGTGGTAGAGGTGAGTTGGCCATCCAATCCCAGAGAAACAGCTGGGTTCCCAGAGAGCTGGTATTACCATGTTAGGCTTCCTGAAGTCTTTGGTCCTCAATAAACCGGGGTCATAGTTTACATTTGTTGAAAGATCCCTCTGATCCCCCACCTCTGCTCAATATGGAATAGAGAGCGCCACACCTCCTAACCAGGAGAGCTAGTGTGGTCCAGACACTGAAGCCGAAGTCTGAGAATGCCAGCCACATGAAGAAATTCCTGGCCATGCCCAGAAGAGTTTCTTAGTCCACAGTCCAGCCTGGTTGTCCTCAAGAGCCGTTAGCCTCTTGTCACACATGCAGTGTTCACCCTTTCAGCTGCCTGAAAACTGGGTgagaaagccgggcagtggtggcgcacgcctttactcccagcactagggaggctgaggtaggcggatctctgtgcagcctggtctatagagtgagttccagggcagacccCTAAAGCTAcccaaagaaacctgtctcaaaaaaacaaaaaacaaagaaaaaagacaacgaggagaaagaaagacggatggacggaaggaaggaaggaagcaagcaaaagGAAAATGGTGTGAGATTAAGATGATCACTGGGCTGCCTG
Coding sequences:
- the Nmt1 gene encoding glycylpeptide N-tetradecanoyltransferase 1 gives rise to the protein MADESETAVKLPAPSLPQMMEGNGNGHEHCSDCENEEDNSYNRGGLSPANDTGAKKKKKKQKKKKEKGNDTDSAQDQPVKMNSLPAERIQEIQKAIELFSVGQGPAKTMEEASKRSYQFWDTQPVPKLGEVVNTYGPVEPDKDNIRQEPYTLPQGFTWDALDLGDRGVLKELYTLLNENYVEDDDNMFRFDYSPEFLLWALRPPGWLPQWHCGVRVVSSRKLVGFISAIPANIHIYDTEKKMVEINFLCVHKKLRSKRVAPVLIREITRRVHLEGIFQAVYTAGVVLPKPVGTCRYWHRSLNPRKLIEVKFSHLSRNMTMQRTMKLYRLPETPKTAGLRPMEKKDIPVVHQLLTRYLKQFHLTPVMSQEEVEHWFYPQENIIDTFVVENANGEVTDFLSFYTLPSTIMNHPTHKSLKAAYSFYNVHTQTPLLDLMSDALVLAKMKGFDVFNALDLMENKTFLEKLKFGIGDGNLQYYLYNWKCPSMGAEKVGLVLQ